From the genome of Phytohabitans rumicis, one region includes:
- a CDS encoding family 43 glycosylhydrolase, with amino-acid sequence MHFARPRLWLVTAAVAAVTAAGVVTAVSAQAAAGCKVTYTVTNQWQGGFGASVTVDNLGDPVTGWGLTWSFAAGQTITQLWNGSFAQSGAQVTVTNAAWNGSIPTGGSVGFGFNGTSTSSNPVPTSFALNGVICTGSVPPTSSAPPTSAPPTSAPPTSAPPSTFTNPVLWQDFADIDIIRVGDAYYYSASTMHYSPGAPILRSYDLVNWEFAGHSVPSLDFESANYNLSGGRAYVKGIWASTLNYRRSNGTFYWIGCVEFNRTYVYTATTVEGPWTKRSRINNCYYDAGLLVDDNDTMYVAYGNTNISVAQLSADGLSQVRAQQVFTTPSSVGTLEGARFYKRNGSYYIWLTRPANGQYVLKANNPFGPYEMRQVLLDLPGPITGGGVPHQGGLVQTQNGDWYYMSFVDAFPGGRVPALAPITWTADGWPVLQTVNGRWGATYPKPNIQTSRTVKPMIGTDTFAGTTLGPQWEWNHNPDNARWSVNNGLRLQTATVTNDLYAARNTLTHRIQGPTSTATIELDYSTMAGGDRAGLAMLRDSSAWIGVKRDNGATRVAMTTGLTMDSSWNTTGTGTEQAGAAITGGRIWLRVNADIRPGAGRQARFSYSTDGTTFTTLGPAFTLNNAWQFFMGYRYGIFNHATQALGGAVTVRKFDLTTP; translated from the coding sequence GTGCACTTCGCGCGCCCTCGGCTCTGGCTCGTGACCGCGGCGGTCGCCGCGGTCACGGCCGCCGGAGTCGTCACCGCCGTGTCGGCGCAGGCCGCCGCCGGATGCAAGGTCACCTACACCGTCACCAACCAGTGGCAGGGCGGCTTCGGTGCCAGCGTCACGGTGGACAACCTGGGCGACCCGGTCACCGGCTGGGGGCTGACCTGGTCGTTCGCCGCCGGACAGACGATCACCCAGCTATGGAACGGCTCGTTCGCGCAGTCCGGTGCCCAGGTGACCGTGACCAACGCCGCCTGGAACGGCAGCATCCCCACCGGCGGCTCGGTCGGCTTCGGCTTCAACGGCACGTCGACGTCGTCGAACCCGGTCCCGACGAGCTTCGCCCTCAACGGCGTGATCTGCACGGGGTCGGTCCCGCCGACGTCGTCCGCGCCGCCCACCTCCGCGCCGCCCACCTCCGCACCGCCCACGTCCGCGCCGCCGTCCACGTTCACCAACCCCGTGCTGTGGCAGGACTTCGCGGACATCGACATCATCCGGGTGGGTGACGCGTACTACTACTCGGCGTCCACGATGCACTACTCGCCCGGTGCGCCGATCCTGCGCTCCTACGACCTGGTCAACTGGGAGTTCGCCGGCCACTCGGTGCCCAGCCTGGACTTCGAGTCGGCCAACTACAACCTGTCCGGCGGTCGGGCGTACGTCAAAGGCATCTGGGCGTCCACATTGAACTACCGGCGCAGCAACGGCACCTTCTACTGGATCGGCTGTGTCGAGTTCAACCGCACCTACGTCTACACCGCCACCACGGTCGAAGGGCCGTGGACCAAGCGCTCGCGCATCAACAACTGCTACTACGACGCCGGCCTGCTCGTCGACGACAACGACACGATGTACGTCGCGTACGGCAACACGAACATCAGCGTGGCGCAGCTGTCCGCCGACGGGCTGTCCCAGGTGCGCGCCCAGCAGGTCTTCACCACGCCGTCGAGCGTCGGGACCCTCGAAGGCGCCCGGTTCTACAAGAGGAACGGCAGCTACTACATCTGGCTCACCCGGCCCGCCAACGGGCAGTACGTGCTGAAGGCCAACAACCCGTTCGGCCCGTACGAGATGCGGCAGGTCCTGCTCGACCTGCCCGGCCCCATCACCGGCGGTGGGGTGCCGCACCAGGGTGGCCTCGTGCAGACACAGAACGGCGACTGGTACTACATGTCCTTTGTGGACGCCTTCCCGGGCGGCCGGGTGCCGGCGCTGGCACCCATCACCTGGACGGCGGACGGCTGGCCGGTCCTGCAGACCGTCAACGGTCGCTGGGGAGCGACGTACCCGAAGCCGAACATCCAAACCTCGCGGACCGTCAAGCCGATGATCGGGACGGACACGTTCGCCGGCACGACCCTCGGCCCGCAGTGGGAGTGGAACCACAACCCCGACAACGCCCGCTGGTCCGTCAACAACGGCCTGCGGCTGCAGACCGCGACCGTCACCAACGACCTGTACGCGGCCCGCAACACCCTGACCCACCGCATCCAGGGGCCGACGTCCACCGCCACCATCGAGCTGGACTACTCGACGATGGCGGGCGGCGACCGGGCCGGACTGGCGATGCTGCGGGACTCGTCCGCCTGGATCGGCGTCAAACGCGACAACGGCGCCACCCGGGTCGCCATGACCACCGGGCTCACGATGGACAGCAGCTGGAACACCACGGGCACCGGTACCGAGCAGGCCGGCGCTGCCATCACCGGCGGCCGGATCTGGCTCCGTGTCAACGCCGACATCAGACCCGGCGCGGGTAGACAGGCCCGCTTCTCGTACAGCACCGACGGGACCACCTTCACCACCCTCGGACCCGCGTTCACGCTCAACAACGCCTGGCAGTTCTTCATGGGCTACCGCTACGGCATCTTCAACCACGCCACCCAGGCCCTGGGCGGTGCGGTGACCGTACGCAAATTCGACCTCACGACGCCGTGA